ACAAGAAATGTGATCGGAATGTCACAGTTTATGGTTATTTGCGGGGTTGTAATCTGAAGAAGGGAACTAAAGTAGGTGACTTTTGATATTCTCTGTGACATGTCAAAACACATCTTGGATATAATCTTACTACCTTTTTTATATAAACCTAATAAGTTGATTTTGCTTGTTAGGTTCACATTGCTGGCGTTGGTGATTATAACCTGGCCAGCGTTACAAGCTTGGCTGATCCATGTCCATTACCATCAGCTGCTAAAAAGAAAGGATTGCGTGAcaaggaaaaaatattttatgcTCCTTTGTCTGGTGTTGGTGACCTCCTTTATGACAAAGATGCTGTCTATATAAACATAAACGACCACTTCGTGCAATACTCTAAAGGAACTGATGAAAATGAGAGCACTGCACGTAAAGGTTCTATCTTTAGTTGCTAATTTCTACCTTCTCGTAGCTTTCAATGATAATTAtttagccaaaattttgtttcttCTAATTTCTTCGACTATACCTCTTGTGTAACTAGGTAAGCGGCCTGATGTTGGTGAGGAGTTGGTTAAAAAGCTTCAGAATGTGAAGTATTCTATTGATGAGCAGTTACAAGAACGCTTCATCAATCTTTTTAGCCAGAAACGAGATAAGCATGAAGCTGACGTGCCTGTCGCTGGAGGTCAGTTTCATGAACATGGTGAAGCTGCTGGATCTGACAAAGAAAGTGATGATGCTGATCTGAATAGTTCAGCATCTTCAGATGATGATACAGATGTTGAAGAAAATGAAACTCTGATGAATCAGGGAGATGGCTCTATCGATGCTAAAAAGGATTTGAGAAGCAACTTCAAGGAACACGTTGAGTTCTCTGATGGTAGGATCAGAAGGAAAGCAATATTTGGAAATACTGACAATGATGCTGATGATAAGGTATGTTGTTCCTTAACCTTGTGTTTTGATTTAGTTGAGAATATGTGTATATCATACCGAATTATCCTCCTCATTTAGGTTTTTCCCAATCTCTTCCTCTAGATTCTCTTCCTTGATTCCCTTGCAAAAgaggaaaaatataaaatagaacccatgttttttttttccttcaaaTAATTGAGTGAACATTCAAACTTAAAAGCTTTTTGGAGCTGGTCAATTTGCAGTAGGTTCTGCGAAAGTAGGCTTTAGTAATTCAAGGCAACCTTCATAATTACTTAATTTTCCTTCTTCTAGAGTTGGTTCTTATATTTCACGCCGCATGTTTCTATGCTGACTTTCTCGGATAGGGAGGCTGGTGAGGGCACTtcatcttttttattaaaatcttTTGCATCAGAATTTGTTTATTGATTTCAGTCACTGTTCTTAAGTCCATTtacgatggagccaaagattcatttgttcttttggctgtgggatgtaatggacttaatcaaaatggctcttaaaacctctttgcttcatttccatgaagtagaagatggtcgtcccgttgtcgtcccggtatcgcttttgggtcaattggaaacaacctctctatcgtaaagaggttgtttccaattgacccaaaagaacaatggggtaatgataatgaccCGACgcgaccccccttaccccgcctcttgcgggagcctctttaaggcaatggggtaatgataatgataatgttaTTTTCAGCTACTGTTCGGTACCTTACCTGCAGCACTAGTgaataagttttaaaataaatatagcGTTTCAACTTTGAAAAATTTGATTGCAGTATTCAGATGAAGAAGACGATGATAGTGACGGCAAGGAGGATGATCAAGTAGGAACAACTTCAGGTACAGAGCCTTCTGAAGATGATGGCCCCGATTCAGATATCGAAGGTAACCATGCATTCTCTCTCAACATAAAAACAGTGAGTTGTTTTTTGAGTTTACTATGTTTTATTGAAACTTAGAGTATTTATCGTGTGCTCActaaaatttcagatttgtttatttgacaAAGGGTaggtttaaaaaataatttttttaatgtgtTAACTAATGAATCTTAATGAATTTTGAGTTAGTATCCATGTCTAATGAACCTAGATACATATTTTAAGGAACTTATAACTCATACCaaaatttcccccttttttcttttctcgtATTCCCCGTTTTGCACTAAAAAAACTAACGCCCACCAACATTAAGTTTATTGTCCATATGATGGGTAAGTGGGTAACAAAATAAATAaggattattatgaaaaaaactcaagtttgagtaattattactccctccgtcccacatTACTTGTTACCTTTGCtgctttgcacaaagttttaggtgataagtggttgtttggttatcaattgcatgagagagggtgtggggaccaaACTTTTGTTAGTGGGatgagagagacaatataataattgtgggacCATACCTAACTTGGAAGTATAACAAGTAATGTGGGACGGATGAAACAGGAGAGTGTAACAAGTAATGTGGGACGGATGAACAAGGAAAGTGTAACGAGTAatgtgggacggagggagtatgttacTATCAAGTGAGAGGATATATTGTGAATGATAGCAAACTAAAAAAACAGCAATATGAAGGATTGAATCATTGAACTCATGACCTATATGATATAATCagtatattttatatatatccTATAATAGTGAACGAATACCTACTATATCCCTAAAAAATCTTCTACTAATAGCCTATAagccttttttttaatttttaaaaggaGTAGTAGACAATGCATTGGTGTTTTGATTTCGATTAATCAGATGATGGGCGTGTTTCATATGACAGAATAGGGCCAATCACACTTCAAGCATGATTAGGTTATCAATGGTGGAATATAGAACGAGTGAATTCTAAAACGAATGGAAGGCCTCTAAAGTATATCACCATGGAATAAAGGGCTTTCCCTTCTGTTCAAAGAAAAATTTGCATTATTGATGAGAGGTAAATGCTTGAGTATATGCGGAAATATTCTAAAGAGTGAATTGCTGAAATATTCTTTCAACTAAGCTTTGTCTTAGTGTATGCTGAACAGAGGGATAGAAGGTGCTCAAAGAGATAAGTTCATGTCAAGAAGTGTTGCATATTAATTAAAAGTGGGACATATATCTTGAGTATAACAAGTAATCTAGCTCTTGGTGAAGTTTACCAAAGAATTGGAAtagttttgtgtgtgtgtgtgtgtgtgtgtgtgtgtgtgtgtgtgtgtgtgtgtggggcgAGGAGTGTTTCTGCATATTCTTTAAGTATCAGAAAATGCAAACTTCACCAAGTGCCCATGTACTCTAGCAAACATTACACGTCATGTTCCTATCTCTGTCCAGTTTGGTAATTTTTTTGCTGTTAAGGGTAATGACATGTTAGTATCACTATTTAAGCATGGGGTTTTGCAGTGTGTTTCATCATAGCATAAGAGTATTTGATTAGCTGGGGGCAAGACTCTATTTGGTAGAAGGAAtttgaaaggaaaagaaaagaaatatatCATTTCCCATGTTAGGTTCTAATTTTTTCTAAGGATTTGATAGGAAAGTAAAGGAAAAGGAAGAAAAGCATCTTTAAATTTTCACTTTTGTAGAaggaaaaagaaatcaaaagatGTCAACTAATTTTCCTATCTTTTGCCTCATTTCATTCCATCAAACCATAAAATGGAAAATAGATTATGttttctttcccttttttcccCCTTTCTATTCACTTCTTTACCTTCCCTTCCCTCCCTTTACTAATGTTATACCAAACAAAGCGTAAAGGAAATAATCTATTATTCTGATTCAAGATAAATGTCTCCAGATAATAGTCAGGAGATAAGACTCCTCCCATTCATGTGCTTcagtatatataatatatttgttTTTATGAATTTAAGTTAGATAAGACAAACTCATGTTGGGATCTCTCTCCTAACACTTCCAATTCAATGTGCCAGTGGAAGAAGATATGGGAAATGCTTCTAGATGGAAGGATTCCTTGTTGGAACGAGCACTCTCCCGACAGAATAAGAACCTCATGCAACTTGTATATGGGAAATCCACGTCGGATCTTGCATCTGATATTAGTGAACCACAGGGAAGCACTGATGATGAAAGTGAAGATGATGACTTCTTCAAACCAAAGGGAGAGGGAGCCAAGGTTTGTCACTGACCTTTTTCAATATagattttcattttatttttagtagacAACTGATACGCATAATTAATTGTCAGTACATAGTATTGAACCAACTATTAGTCTATGAGATAACAAGAAAGGGTACTTCAGTGAATTGGTGATTAACTTCTATTACACTCTAAGTAATTTGAATACTGCCTGAACATGCTTTATCTGTTTTCTTTTCGAAAATAGAAGTTGACAGATGCTCTAGGTGCTGTTGATGTCAATGGGGATGAATGTTCAAAATTCACCAGTAGTTTGAATACAAAAAATTGGAATGATCATGATGTTGTTCAAAGCATTAGAGACCGTTTTGTTACCGGCGACTGGTCAAAAGCGGCCCAAAGAGCTACGGCCTCTGAGACTGGCGGCAGTGATGACGATGATGCTGTCTATGGTGATTTTGAAGATGTAGAAATGGGTGAAGAGGATGGTCCTCGTTCAAACGACATTGAGACGCAGAAAGAAGATGATGCAATAACTGAAGAACGCAAGCTAAAAAAGCTTGCTCTTCGTGCAAAGTTTGATTCCCAATATCCTTTTTGAATTGTCTGTGCTTAAACTTACCTACACTATACTCGCTATTCATACACAATGTGGGTAAACAAAAAGTTTTTTAGTAACCTTCTCTGCCTACTTTTAATTACAACACTATAAACCTCTTACTCATAAGAAAAGTATTAATATTCATCAGTGAACAAAATGAGACTCATTTTTTCAGTATTTACTAGTACAAAAGTAGAAAACATAGAGATAAGACTCATTAGAGGAAAGATGGAAGCGAATATAGAAGATAAGCAATCTTATACTTCCTTCGTTCCAATTACAGTTGCACCATGTAGGTTATTGAAAGGCTAAATACAAACTTGCACATGTGGTTGCAAACACTAAATAAATCAATAAGAGTTATGATGTAAGGGTATATTAGGTATTTGTAATGTGAAGACAACTATTTTATTTCTTAGAATAGaaatggtgcaatatttgtAAAACTTTCTTAAAAGGTAAATGGCGCAATATTTGTAAAACTTTCTTAAAAGGTAAATGGTGCAATAATACTGGAACTAGGCTCTGTTTGATTCAATTGAATTGACTGaaattaacttatctgaacttctttttttttttggtgaaaaagACTTAATTGCGTGTGTAAATTGTCTGAATTTTTGCTGAATTGGACTTGTATAAACTTAcctgaacttatttttgttgatataagtcaaaataagttgaaacAAACAGACCCTTAATGTCTGTCAAGATTTGTAGCTTTTATATTTTCTTAGATAGATTTTAACTTTCTTTGTTTTCCACGGATCCTAGTCATCAATGTTTTTAATCTATACTGGTCTTGAATTTTTAGATCAGCAATGAGGACATATATGGGTTTCATGTATGTTTACCTTAATCACATTCTACTTATAATGAATCTGAGTTACCTGATGGGGAAACTGGTGAAGAAGCTGGGGCAAAATCTGATCGCAGCAAGAACAATGAGAGTGGATTTTTTGACAAGGTGAATATGATGGCCTTTTACTGAACTGGATTCTGAATTTGAGCAGCAGTTTCTCCATTGTAACATCATGTTTGTGTGTGCAGCTGAAAGATGAAATTGAACTTCAAAAACAAAGAAATTTAGCTGAGCTCAATGATCTAGATGAAGCCACTAGGATAGAAATAGAGGGCTTTAGAACAGGGACGTATGTGAGATTGGAAATTCAAGCCGTTCCTTTTGAGATGGTTGAATATTTTGACCCATCCCACCCTATCCTGGTTGGAGGAATTAGCCTTGCGGAAGAGAATGTTGGATACATGCAGGTGTGTAAGTGTGTTATATATTCAAGATATATATCCTATATCGCTATACTTCACTAAATTTTGAGCATGAGATTGGTCTATTTAAGTGAATCTTTAATGCATTTGTCAAGGCTTCTTTTATCTATTCTGTACATGCAGATGATTGGACTCTCTTTTTTACTGTCTCTTGCAGGTCAGGTTAAAGCGTCACAGATGGCATAAAAAAGTTCTTAAGACCAGGGATCCAATAATTGTATCTATGGGATGGAGGCGCTACCAGACAATACCTGTCTATGCAATTGAAGACCGTGATGGTCGGGTTCGTATGCTCAAGTACACCCCTGAGCACATGCATTGCCTTGCAATGTTTTATGGCCCTCTTGCTCCCCCGAACACTGGAGTTGTTGCTGTACAGAACCTTACAAACAATCAGGTTAGATTCTTGTTGCCTCTCTTTGGCGGTTTGGCCCTATTCTTATTGCAAAGAATTAGTTCAGGGTTTTTTACTGGGTCTTTGTCTCTTTGATAAAAGTGATGTGTAGTTTTTTGTTGGCTCaatttagtactccctccgtcccaatttagtcgttacacttacctttgcacaaagttttaggtgataagtggttgtttggttatcaattgttattttattgaaaaagtagatgtgataggaattagtggggtattttttttaattgaatgagagagggtgtagggacaaaaaaaatttagtgggcagagagagacaatataataattgtggggtcattcttaatttagaaatgtaacaactaatctcgtacggacgaaaaaggaaagtgtaacaactaatctgggacggagggagtaataaatttTGGTTTCCTTTCTTGTTTGGTTTTCTGTTGTTGGAATCGCTAGTTAGTTCTTTCATCGAATACATACACATGTGGAGTATATGGCAGCTAGCATTAATGATATTGTTGAAAAGAGTAATGACTTAATGACTGCTACTCAGAATGGATAGAAGATCGATTTTTCTGATCATCGAAATGATTCGTCCTTCTTTCTCAACTCTTGGCACTGTGTAACAAGCCACGAACTAGTGGTCTGTAACCATATCTTGGAGGCTGCCAAGCTGTAGTCTCCACCCACTCATTTTAATTGCAGTCTCGTTGATGAATTTGAAAATGGGGTGGGCTAGTTTTTTTATAATCTCACTCTCCCTTATGTTGTGCTGTGTGACAGTTTACATGAGACTCAGTGATGAAGGTGGTGGTGGGTTATGGTGACTGAGGATGGGATATGGTTAGCTGTTGCAGCGTCGCAGGTGGGCATCGGTTGGGGGGATCAAATATGAAGGTTGATACTTTTGGGTATCAATTTGTATTTGGCAGGGGAGGGGTAATGGAAGTCCATTTTCTGGGGCTTGAGGGTGATATTTCTGAACAAAACACATGACATGGGATTGGCTGATTCCAAACATACAGCTGATACCTGATTTGAATGAACCAATACTTCTGCTATCTCAGTGCATTAGATAATGAATCCTATATTGCATTATGCAATTTATGTGTACCCTATAGTCCTATACATTGGGCTGCTTCTGTTTTTAGATTTATTGGATGCCATCACCTCTGTTTTGTTCTCACCACTTGACGTGTTTTGGCTGTGAAGTCTCTATCATTGTTGTTGAGCACTTTCACTTTTTTTGCAGTTTTTTTTGGGTGTCATATTTCTTGTAGCACTTCCTGTTTGTAGTGAGACGTTCTTATTTCTCCAATTTGGCTAAAGATGGCTTTGCTAATAGAAAGGTTTTCTATGAATTGTTATGTGAACATTTTTAGAAGAAGTTGAAGCTTTAAGAAAATGTGAAGGGTAAAATCGGGGTAGAATTATTGGTGAAGATTTAGCTCCCCCACCCCCCCCAGTTTTAGGACTTGGTCTCTTTTTTCTGACAATTATAACAGTAAGTAGTGTCTAATTGTATGCTTAATGATGTCTACTATTTGTTTTGTACTCTGATTTCTTCTCCTTTGTTGTATGAAATTCCCCAGTCATCATTTAGAATCACAGCAACTGCTGTTGTTCTAGAGTTCAATCATGCAGTTCAGATAAAGAAGAAAATCAAGTTTACAGGTGAACCTTGCAAGATCTACAAGAAAACGGCGTATATTAAAAATATGTTCACTTCAGATCTTGAAATAGCCAAATATGAAGGGGTCCCAATTCGAACTGTCAGTGGAATTCGCGGGCAAGTAAAAAAGGTAAGGGATTCAGGAATTAACTGAAAGAATTGCAGTAGATATTATTCCTTGTTTTAGTAGTTGAATATTGAGTTCCCTTTCTATTATCTTATAGTGTAGCTGCCTGGAAAGTTGACAACTAATGACGCAAAAACTGAAAATGTACTTGTATCTTTCACTTTATACCCCGTTTTTTTTTAATGGTTGCAACATTTGTTGTTTCATGGCCCCCATTGCACAACTTTGCTCACAGAATATTTGGTTACGTATAGCAAGTACTatgaaaagtaaattaaaatataaaatacaaaTTGGGACATTCAACAAGATTTCATATAATAATTGTTTAAACTAAAGAAAGTAGAAGTTGAATAAAATCTCATTTTACATATGAAGAAGAAAATGATCAAAATTTTGTGAAGTTTGACCACCGCACCGTctcttaaaaaaaagaaaagaaaaaggcaGATGCTGCAGCTAATGAAAAGCGGATGAAGTATATTATAAGCCCGGAATATGATAAGAGTGCCGTATCACGGTATCAGGTCTCAGGTGTATTGCAATATGTATAGGCAATCACCACAATGAGACTCTTGTATCTAGTATGTAAAGTAGAAACTATACATATATAAGCAGACCTATTTTTGTTGAAGAAGTTATTAATTTCCAGTTcccgttttttttttgagagcaATTTCCAGTTCCTTACATTGGTTTAGTTCTTTGGTtgtctttcatttttttttaacctGCCATGGCATTGTTTTTGGTGGTCAATCCTCGTGTCAGCACATTATGGAATCAAGTGATATTAACCGGGTCTTTAGGAGGTCTGGTGGGTTAGAGAGGCAAGGAGATTGTTTTTTGAGTTGTGACCGTCTTATTTGCGAACTTAATAACAGGCTGTTAGTGTGAAATTATTGTTCTTAGTGCTTGGTATTTATTGCCTTTTCTATGGTGCATCGTACTTCCATCTCTTCTTTGATGAGTAATAAGTTAATTTTCAGGAATTTCTCCTCGAGGAAAATTCAAAAGATTGAATTGAAGGAGTTCACCTTTGTATTTGTCTATTTTGACTTCTGTTTTTTCCATTAAAGGATTTAGATGGCAGACTAGCCAGTAATTTCTTATTACTTGTTGTTCCTCTTATAACCACCTGTTGAAAACTCCTACAACCTTAGTTCTGCTAGTATTTGAAAGTCAAGAACTCAAGATTGAAAGCCTTTTTCAACTGCTTCCTTTTATAGTCTCAGTGCCAATGACAAACATGCAAATTCGAATTTCAAGCAAGGCCCTAGTCGCTTAAGTATGTGTTTGATGTGTCTTCCCATTGCAGAGTTTGGCACCCTTGTTTTCTTGCTATGGTTTTGTGGGCTATGGCAAGATCTTCTTAGAGTTGGAGTTGGATTTGTACTGCTACAAGCCTACTATATACTCATCTTCTATATGGTATTTGTAGGAATTTAGGGGTGGAAGGTTCTTTGGCCTTTTTTTGGTTGATGTAAGTATTGTGGTTGAGACTTGAGAGGAATGACAGAATTTCTGAAACCCATTCTCCAGCCATGCTTCCTTTACTGTATGGGTTGTTTTTTTGGCTTCTGGGTCGTTTTTTGGATTGCCTACTACTACTTGCTTTTGTCTGATGTCTATGAGATtggaatttctttttgtttttctggCAAGCtgtgttcttttcttttcattACTTTTTTCTTTCCTATTTTCCCCTCCCTTTGGTATTCTTTCCAGTTATTAGCAAGAATTGACATGGTCCGGAACTGCGGGGCAGGAGGACAATCTCCTAGACCCAGCAGAGGAGACATAATAATAATGGACTACTCTAGTGAGTTAGTTGGCACCTCTTTGGCTCTTGATTGAGGTTGACGTAAATATTGTATTTAGacatttcttttgattcgagaGGTTGTATGATTTGGCAGGCTGCAAAAGAAGTGATTGGCAATAAATCAAGGAAAGATGGAATTCCGTCGAAGGGAGGAATTGCAAGGTGCACATTCGAAGACAAGATCCTTATGAGTGATATTGTGTTCTTCACGACATGGGTTAATGTGGACATTCCAAATTTTTTCAATCCGTTGACAACAGCCTTGCAACCTCGTGATCAGACCTGGAAAGGAATGAAAACTGTCGGAGAATTGAGGAGAGAGCTTGCTCTTCCAGTTCCTGTCAACAAGGACTCTCTGTACAAGGTAGGGTAACCGCTTTTCCATTTTCCAAATTTTGTTCCTGCTTTCAGTTCCAGAGATATTTTATTATAATCTGTTTTTGGGAAATGCATTAGAGTTCTTATCTCTATTTGTTCGTGCTTCACAGCCAATTGAGAGAAAGCCGAAGAAATTTAATCCTTTGGTCATTCCCAAATCTTTGCAACAAGCACTCCCGTTTGTTTCGAAGCCCAAAGATATTCCTAAAAGAAGACGTGGGCTTCTTCAAGATAGGAGAGCTGTTGTTGTAGAACCTCATGAACGGAAAACCCAAAAGCTAATTCAACATCTTCAGCTGATTCGTCATAATAAGGTATGCTTTACATTGATGTCCATGGCAGTGCTACACGTGTCTGTAGAGTTTTGCCAAGCTATTTGATACGCTTATAAATTTCTTATCTTTTGTATAGTATTACAATTTTCAGACAATCTGCAACGTATAGTTTGGTCCTTTTAAGGCTTGAATTGTCCATGATTTTAAATTGTGGATACTGCATATGCCAGTTCTGTAATTCCTTCGCCGGACATCAAACACTGCAGATTTTAGCCGAAGGAATTGTCCATTTACCTAATTGTTGGCATTACATAGAAGAAATACACAAGTAATAGTAGCAGTGTTCAGTTTTGTTTGCATTGTTGGTCATGTTAGTCTTATTTATGGGCACGAGGTCTAAATTTGTGACATTGGTTTGTCATGGGCATTGAAGCAAGATAAAGTTGAACCAGCAAGATAAAGAAACACACAAGTAATAGTAGCGGTGTATAGTTTTGTTTGCGTTGTTGCCTTGATGTTATTGAACCAGCAAGATAAAGTTAGACGATATTATGCTGAGGCGTTCTTGATTTGCAGGTCACATGTGTATTTGTTATAGTGATGTTCTATGGATGTTTGTTGGTATGcaggaaaagaagaaaaaacaaaaggagGAAGAAAAGAGAAAGGTGTTTGAGACCCAGAAGGCAAAAGAAGAGCTGGTCTCAAGAAAACGGCAGAGAGAGGAACGGCGAGAAAGATACCGCGAACAGGACAAACAGAAGAAGAGAACCCGCAGAACATCAGAAGACTAGGTATCTTGTATGATGATGTCAAGCTCATTTCCCATAATATGGTTCTTGACTTTATGTAGATGTTATAGTGTTTGGAAATAACACTCCACATTTTTTGACCTTCCGAGTAGTACTTTAAGAAAATTATAAGTTTAAATTACTAATTCAAAGTTTTGAGTTTGatcaaattttaatttcaaagCACATGTTGCACTCTATGAAATAAATATTGGCCATCAAAACACTAAAAGTGAGGCGCCTAATGTAGATTTTTGTCCCATGCGAAAACTCGCACTACTtgcaaataaataaagaaagaaGCTTAAACCAAATAATGATGGATCTTAAACCGTTGTTTGAGGGTGAGGGGTGTCATTAGAAAATTAAGGAATATAGTATGAaatttatacaattatacacaaattttaaAGTACACTATATGAATTTTCGCTCGGGAGGCGGACCCCCTA
This sequence is a window from Spinacia oleracea cultivar Varoflay chromosome 1, BTI_SOV_V1, whole genome shotgun sequence. Protein-coding genes within it:
- the LOC110778238 gene encoding ribosome biogenesis protein bms1 isoform X1, which translates into the protein MATEEQSHKAHRFRQAGPKKRGKDNKKGKDDFDDTTKNPPRNPKAFSFRSNSKAKRLQSRAVEKEQRKLHIPTMDRNIGDPPPFVVVVHGPPQAGKSLLIKCLVKHYTRHNLPDVRGPITIVSGKQRRLQFVECPNEINAMIDCAKFADLALLLIDGSYGFEMETFEFLNVMQVHGFPKVMGVLTHLDQFKDVKKLRKTKQRLKHRFWTEIYDGAKLFYLSGLIHGKYNKREIHNLARFISVMKFHPLSWRTAHPYVLADRFEDVTPPERVQMDKKCDRNVTVYGYLRGCNLKKGTKVHIAGVGDYNLASVTSLADPCPLPSAAKKKGLRDKEKIFYAPLSGVGDLLYDKDAVYININDHFVQYSKGTDENESTARKGKRPDVGEELVKKLQNVKYSIDEQLQERFINLFSQKRDKHEADVPVAGGQFHEHGEAAGSDKESDDADLNSSASSDDDTDVEENETLMNQGDGSIDAKKDLRSNFKEHVEFSDGRIRRKAIFGNTDNDADDKYSDEEDDDSDGKEDDQVGTTSGTEPSEDDGPDSDIEVEEDMGNASRWKDSLLERALSRQNKNLMQLVYGKSTSDLASDISEPQGSTDDESEDDDFFKPKGEGAKKLTDALGAVDVNGDECSKFTSSLNTKNWNDHDVVQSIRDRFVTGDWSKAAQRATASETGGSDDDDAVYGDFEDVEMGEEDGPRSNDIETQKEDDAITEERKLKKLALRAKFDSHYNESELPDGETGEEAGAKSDRSKNNESGFFDKLKDEIELQKQRNLAELNDLDEATRIEIEGFRTGTYVRLEIQAVPFEMVEYFDPSHPILVGGISLAEENVGYMQVRLKRHRWHKKVLKTRDPIIVSMGWRRYQTIPVYAIEDRDGRVRMLKYTPEHMHCLAMFYGPLAPPNTGVVAVQNLTNNQSSFRITATAVVLEFNHAVQIKKKIKFTGEPCKIYKKTAYIKNMFTSDLEIAKYEGVPIRTVSGIRGQVKKAAKEVIGNKSRKDGIPSKGGIARCTFEDKILMSDIVFFTTWVNVDIPNFFNPLTTALQPRDQTWKGMKTVGELRRELALPVPVNKDSLYKPIERKPKKFNPLVIPKSLQQALPFVSKPKDIPKRRRGLLQDRRAVVVEPHERKTQKLIQHLQLIRHNKEKKKKQKEEEKRKVFETQKAKEELVSRKRQREERRERYREQDKQKKRTRRTSED
- the LOC110778238 gene encoding ribosome biogenesis protein bms1 isoform X2; protein product: MATEEQSHKAHRFRQAGPKKRGKDNKKGKDDFDDTTKNPPRNPKAFSFRSNSKAKRLQSRAVEKEQRKLHIPTMDRNIGDPPPFVVVVHGPPQAGKSLLIKCLVKHYTRHNLPDVRGPITIVSGKQRRLQFVECPNEINAMIDCAKFADLALLLIDGSYGFEMETFEFLNVMQVHGFPKVMGVLTHLDQFKDVKKLRKTKQRLKHRFWTEIYDGAKLFYLSGLIHGKYNKREIHNLARFISVMKFHPLSWRTAHPYVLADRFEDVTPPERVQMDKKCDRNVTVYGYLRGCNLKKGTKVHIAGVGDYNLASVTSLADPCPLPSAAKKKGLRDKEKIFYAPLSGVGDLLYDKDAVYININDHFVQYSKGTDENESTARKRPDVGEELVKKLQNVKYSIDEQLQERFINLFSQKRDKHEADVPVAGGQFHEHGEAAGSDKESDDADLNSSASSDDDTDVEENETLMNQGDGSIDAKKDLRSNFKEHVEFSDGRIRRKAIFGNTDNDADDKYSDEEDDDSDGKEDDQVGTTSGTEPSEDDGPDSDIEVEEDMGNASRWKDSLLERALSRQNKNLMQLVYGKSTSDLASDISEPQGSTDDESEDDDFFKPKGEGAKKLTDALGAVDVNGDECSKFTSSLNTKNWNDHDVVQSIRDRFVTGDWSKAAQRATASETGGSDDDDAVYGDFEDVEMGEEDGPRSNDIETQKEDDAITEERKLKKLALRAKFDSHYNESELPDGETGEEAGAKSDRSKNNESGFFDKLKDEIELQKQRNLAELNDLDEATRIEIEGFRTGTYVRLEIQAVPFEMVEYFDPSHPILVGGISLAEENVGYMQVRLKRHRWHKKVLKTRDPIIVSMGWRRYQTIPVYAIEDRDGRVRMLKYTPEHMHCLAMFYGPLAPPNTGVVAVQNLTNNQSSFRITATAVVLEFNHAVQIKKKIKFTGEPCKIYKKTAYIKNMFTSDLEIAKYEGVPIRTVSGIRGQVKKAAKEVIGNKSRKDGIPSKGGIARCTFEDKILMSDIVFFTTWVNVDIPNFFNPLTTALQPRDQTWKGMKTVGELRRELALPVPVNKDSLYKPIERKPKKFNPLVIPKSLQQALPFVSKPKDIPKRRRGLLQDRRAVVVEPHERKTQKLIQHLQLIRHNKEKKKKQKEEEKRKVFETQKAKEELVSRKRQREERRERYREQDKQKKRTRRTSED